Proteins co-encoded in one Cytobacillus sp. NJ13 genomic window:
- a CDS encoding RbsD/FucU domain-containing protein, giving the protein MLKGIPPIISPELMKVLMEMGHGDEIVLADGNFPAASHSGRSNRLINGNGHGVPEFLTAILKFFPLDTYVQFPILLMNTVKGDNNPAIWKEYEDIVNKLSGFPVQIEKLEREDFYDRSKRAYAIVATSERAPYGNIILKKGVF; this is encoded by the coding sequence ATGCTTAAAGGAATCCCGCCTATTATTTCTCCAGAACTTATGAAAGTTTTAATGGAAATGGGGCACGGAGATGAGATTGTACTCGCAGACGGGAATTTTCCGGCTGCGAGTCATTCCGGCCGTTCAAATCGATTGATAAATGGCAATGGACATGGTGTACCAGAATTTTTAACCGCAATATTAAAGTTTTTCCCATTGGATACTTACGTTCAATTCCCAATATTACTGATGAATACTGTAAAAGGCGATAATAACCCTGCTATTTGGAAGGAATACGAAGATATTGTAAATAAATTGAGTGGATTTCCTGTCCAAATCGAGAAATTAGAAAGGGAAGATTTTTACGATCGCAGTAAGCGAGCATATGCAATAGTGGCTACGAGTGAGCGTGCACCTTATGGAAATATCATTTTAAAAAAAGGTGTGTTTTGA
- a CDS encoding fumarylacetoacetate hydrolase family protein — MKLATFIKNENKKLAVQIDDRLIDAEATAKKNKWNDVFTDIMQVIELDEIALKEFEDKVKAAVSNESAVMIEDQEIAWGPAVTKPHKIICVGLNYRKHADETNAPYPEVPILFNKFDNTLTGHQCEIEVPAVTNELDYEVELGIVIGKKTKSVSKEDALSHVFGYCTVNDLSARDLQMRTQQWLLGKTCDGFSPVGPYLVTSDEVGDPNKLDLKTYVNGELRQNSNTSDMIFSCAEIVSYISMHMTLEPGDLILTGTPEGVVFGLPAEERVYIQPGDEVTVEIEKLGKLMNIFVKDGALQNA; from the coding sequence ATGAAATTGGCTACTTTTATAAAAAATGAGAATAAGAAACTAGCTGTACAAATAGATGATAGATTAATAGATGCTGAAGCAACAGCAAAGAAAAACAAATGGAATGATGTTTTTACAGATATCATGCAAGTCATTGAATTAGATGAGATAGCATTAAAAGAGTTTGAAGATAAAGTGAAGGCAGCAGTATCAAATGAAAGTGCTGTTATGATTGAAGACCAAGAGATTGCCTGGGGGCCAGCTGTAACAAAGCCACATAAAATTATTTGTGTGGGATTAAACTACCGCAAACATGCAGATGAAACAAATGCACCATATCCGGAGGTCCCAATCTTATTTAACAAATTTGATAACACATTGACAGGTCACCAATGCGAAATTGAAGTCCCTGCTGTAACGAATGAACTGGATTATGAAGTTGAGCTTGGCATTGTGATTGGTAAGAAGACGAAAAGCGTTTCAAAAGAAGACGCTCTTTCTCATGTGTTTGGTTACTGTACTGTCAATGACTTATCAGCTAGAGATTTGCAAATGAGGACACAACAATGGCTGTTAGGGAAAACATGTGATGGATTTAGTCCAGTTGGTCCTTATTTAGTTACATCAGATGAAGTAGGAGATCCGAACAAACTGGATTTGAAAACATATGTAAATGGTGAGTTACGGCAGAACTCTAATACTTCTGATATGATCTTTTCCTGTGCAGAAATCGTAAGTTATATTTCTATGCACATGACATTAGAACCGGGTGACCTTATTTTAACAGGTACACCAGAGGGAGTCGTATTTGGACTGCCTGCTGAAGAGCGTGTATACATACAGCCAGGTGATGAAGTCACTGTAGAAATTGAAAAATTAGGAAAGCTTATGAATATATTTGTAAAAGATGGAGCTTTACAAAATGCTTAA